In Mus caroli chromosome 9, CAROLI_EIJ_v1.1, whole genome shotgun sequence, a single window of DNA contains:
- the LOC110302030 gene encoding 40S ribosomal protein S18-like: MQNPRQYKIPDWFLNRQKDGKDGKYSQVLANGLDNKLSEDLEWLKKSQAHRGLRHFWGLHVCGQHTKTTGRRGRTVGVSKKK, from the coding sequence ATGCAGAACCCGAGACAGTACAAGATTCCAGACTGGTTCCTGAACAGACAGAAGGATGGGAAGGATGGGAAATATAGCCAGGTTCTGGCCAATGGTCTAGACAACAAGCTGAGTGAGGACCTGGAGTGGCTGAAGAAAAGTCAAGCCCATAGAGGGCTGCGCCACTTTTGGGGCCTTCATGTCTGCGGTCAGCACACCAAGACCACTGGCCGCAGGGGCCGTACTGTGGGTGTATCCAAGAAGAAATGA